The following are from one region of the Methanospirillum hungatei genome:
- a CDS encoding DUF2283 domain-containing protein, which produces MKITIDSANEALYLRFHDSPIMDSEEIQPGVILDYDEDNRIVGIELLNMSQQIISNIMKNFSIETK; this is translated from the coding sequence ATGAAAATTACAATAGATTCTGCAAATGAGGCTCTTTATCTGAGGTTTCATGACTCACCGATTATGGATTCTGAGGAGATACAACCTGGAGTTATTCTCGATTATGATGAAGATAACCGAATTGTTGGTATTGAGCTTCTAAACATGAGTCAGCAGATAATAAGCAATATTATGAAAAATTTCTCAATAGAGACAAAGTGA
- a CDS encoding DUF4258 domain-containing protein, with protein sequence MSNYCFSIHALSMAQERDISHEWIRKTIEDPDYTELREDGTMHYVSAIPERKGKFLRVIVNPSVHPQRIITVFFDRRVRK encoded by the coding sequence ATGTCAAATTATTGTTTTTCTATCCATGCTTTGTCAATGGCCCAAGAACGTGATATTTCTCATGAGTGGATTAGAAAAACAATTGAAGATCCTGATTACACAGAATTGAGAGAAGATGGGACGATGCATTATGTTTCTGCAATACCAGAGAGGAAGGGGAAGTTTTTACGGGTAATTGTCAATCCATCTGTTCATCCACAAAGAATTATCACAGTGTTCTTTGATCGGAGGGTTCGAAAATGA
- the mutL gene encoding DNA mismatch repair endonuclease MutL, protein MIESAPVIQVLDESTVHLIAAGEVVDRPVSIVKELVENAIDAASSRITVEVSTAHGAISRIRITDDGVGIPSDQVSIAFLAHATSKIRTGDDLLSCRTLGFRGEALASIAAVSYVTMVTKPKESETAIRFRITGGEVVECAETGAPNGTSIMVEEVFFNTPARRKFLKSLQTEVTHITSLLESFACLYPGITFRYLVNGIEKYSTHGGSDLSDIFRALYPSEAGMMIPIRGEEGNTLVTGLISLPKLVKQNRQRFLIAVNGRLVQSPAMISAVKRAYGSLIPGNVWPVAVLMLEIPPAEVDANIHPTKREVRFSAERKILDLLVRTVRRALEDADLLDLPTEPDEDSQISLSDIPSPAPTPIRYGTMAAAPVARQVCEATLAGYRTTSRQLLQTRLQESVDEGLVRDERFPELFWIGQVGGTYIIASDKTGALFLIDQHAAHERVRYDKLKEQESLHLKTQELIAPVVLTLSPSEAGLIPSVLPVLSDEGFIIEPFGQDTWCVRGVPVVLGRYEDPETVREIIGTILSEDDGPVRLKEQVLRLVACRSAVKAGAVLTPEQGMDIITQLSQTADPWTCPHGRPTIISFSCQELSKMFKRV, encoded by the coding sequence ATGATTGAATCTGCCCCGGTCATCCAGGTCCTTGATGAATCCACCGTCCATCTGATCGCTGCCGGTGAGGTGGTGGATCGTCCGGTTTCAATCGTCAAAGAACTGGTTGAGAATGCGATCGATGCAGCATCATCACGGATTACGGTGGAAGTCTCAACCGCCCATGGTGCGATATCCCGCATCCGAATCACCGATGACGGGGTTGGGATCCCTTCTGATCAGGTCAGTATTGCCTTTCTTGCCCATGCCACAAGTAAAATCAGGACCGGTGATGATCTGCTTTCATGCCGAACTCTTGGGTTTCGGGGTGAAGCACTGGCAAGCATTGCAGCAGTCTCCTACGTGACGATGGTTACAAAGCCAAAGGAATCGGAGACGGCAATCAGGTTTCGGATCACGGGGGGAGAGGTCGTCGAATGTGCCGAGACCGGTGCTCCAAACGGGACTTCGATAATGGTTGAGGAGGTGTTTTTCAACACACCAGCCAGGCGAAAGTTCCTGAAAAGCCTGCAGACAGAGGTTACTCACATCACATCCCTTCTTGAGTCATTTGCCTGCCTGTATCCGGGCATCACCTTCAGATATCTCGTAAACGGGATAGAGAAGTATTCCACCCATGGAGGATCTGACCTTTCTGATATCTTCCGGGCATTGTACCCGTCTGAGGCGGGGATGATGATCCCCATCAGAGGCGAGGAAGGAAATACCCTCGTGACCGGTCTGATCTCACTCCCGAAACTGGTGAAGCAGAATAGGCAACGGTTTCTCATTGCAGTAAATGGTCGTCTTGTTCAGTCTCCTGCGATGATATCTGCAGTAAAACGGGCGTATGGATCGCTGATACCTGGCAATGTATGGCCGGTTGCGGTCCTGATGCTTGAAATCCCTCCTGCAGAGGTCGATGCGAACATCCATCCGACCAAGCGTGAAGTCAGGTTCTCTGCAGAACGAAAGATCCTTGACCTGCTTGTCCGGACCGTCAGGAGAGCACTTGAAGATGCAGATCTCCTTGACCTCCCGACTGAACCGGATGAAGATTCCCAGATCTCTCTCTCTGATATTCCTTCTCCGGCACCAACTCCGATCCGGTATGGGACGATGGCAGCAGCACCGGTTGCACGCCAGGTATGTGAAGCAACTCTTGCCGGGTACCGGACCACGTCACGCCAGCTCCTGCAGACGAGGTTACAGGAGAGTGTCGATGAGGGTCTGGTCAGGGATGAACGGTTTCCTGAACTCTTCTGGATTGGGCAGGTTGGTGGGACATATATTATCGCAAGTGACAAGACCGGGGCATTATTTCTCATTGATCAGCATGCAGCCCATGAACGGGTCAGGTATGATAAACTAAAAGAGCAGGAGTCTTTACACCTGAAAACCCAGGAACTGATTGCCCCGGTAGTGCTCACCCTCAGCCCTTCCGAGGCCGGGCTTATCCCGTCTGTTCTTCCGGTCCTCTCCGATGAAGGGTTTATTATTGAGCCCTTTGGTCAGGATACCTGGTGTGTACGGGGTGTTCCGGTGGTCCTCGGAAGATATGAAGATCCTGAAACGGTCAGGGAGATAATAGGAACCATCCTTTCAGAGGATGATGGACCAGTCAGGTTAAAAGAGCAGGTTCTCCGGCTGGTTGCCTGCAGGAGTGCGGTCAAGGCCGGAGCAGTGCTTACTCCGGAACAGGGGATGGATATTATCACCCAGTTGTCACAGACCGCTGATCCCTGGACCTGTCCACATGGCCGGCCGACGATAATCTCGTTTTCGTGTCAGGAATTAAGTAAAATGTTTAAGAGGGTATAG
- the mutS gene encoding DNA mismatch repair protein MutS, which translates to MSDPAAPKETGQKVNAEKPGKITPAMQQFYDAKQQYPDCVIFFRMGDFYETFCEDARICARELDITLTSRGRMPDGQEIPLAGVPYHAVDTYLSRMISKGYKVAICEQVEDPKKAKGIVKRAVVRVVTPGTVIDAALLSTEQARYLMAVWPDLKKKRVGLSFIDISTGDFQFTDIPLQDMNDGIRSEAARYHPSECIIPAGAGEDLVRFLHLALPLVSSQDPSLFTMASAEEVLCRQFGVTSLEDLPCAGYPAGTIAAGAALAYAQKTQFDALSHIRSVHRSDLRSHLVLDAVTLRNLEVLSNIRDRTEEGTLVVTIDMTLTPMGRRLLRRRIAAPLLDPDAINRRLDAVSYCIDRSAIRHEVRTCIHRFPDLERIAGRISYGNASPRDLVTLAGAHESVKNLKSILSNESNIPEELSDAIAGIRDITPLADLITKAIALDPPALVRKGGVIQDGYHEELDHLRSISRNGKQWIADLEQQEKERTGIKSLKIKYNAVFGYYIEITKANLASVPDDYERRQTTANGERYTVPALREMESQIATADERLLSLEEEIFRDILEKASLEVPAIQEIAQAVGMIDLYAGLAEAALKHQYVRPELIDEPTLLIREGRHPVVESSIGGGFVPNDAELSAGEDQILIITGANMAGKSTYMRSVALIIILAQMGSYVPATYARVGVVDRIFTRVGAFDDLASGQSTFMVEMMELATILNHATERSLVILDEIGRGTSTLDGYCIAKAVLEHLHGKRSKGPRCLFATHFHEIVGIEADLKRVRNCHFAVKETDRDIIFLRKLVPGATDRSYGIHVAQLAGVPASVVTRSEELMKRIMSGEDPMGGGVKRYTQMILLDAGTEPVRESGPDPLREELRSLQVNEITPMQALGILAGLQEKAQHP; encoded by the coding sequence ATGAGTGATCCGGCAGCCCCGAAAGAAACCGGGCAAAAAGTAAATGCAGAGAAACCGGGGAAAATTACGCCGGCAATGCAACAATTTTACGATGCAAAGCAGCAGTACCCGGACTGTGTCATCTTCTTTCGGATGGGTGATTTTTATGAGACGTTCTGTGAGGATGCCCGGATTTGTGCCAGAGAACTTGATATCACCCTGACCTCACGGGGCCGGATGCCGGACGGTCAGGAGATTCCGCTTGCCGGGGTTCCGTACCATGCTGTCGATACCTACCTGTCCCGCATGATCAGCAAAGGATACAAGGTCGCCATCTGCGAGCAGGTCGAGGATCCGAAAAAAGCGAAAGGGATTGTGAAGAGGGCGGTTGTCAGGGTCGTCACACCGGGAACCGTCATTGATGCCGCTCTCCTCTCAACCGAACAGGCACGATACCTGATGGCAGTCTGGCCTGACCTGAAAAAGAAACGGGTCGGGCTTTCTTTCATCGACATTTCAACCGGTGATTTTCAGTTTACCGATATCCCCTTACAGGATATGAACGATGGCATCCGGTCTGAAGCAGCACGATATCATCCGTCGGAATGTATCATCCCTGCAGGTGCCGGTGAGGATCTGGTACGGTTTTTGCATCTTGCCCTACCGCTTGTATCATCCCAGGATCCCTCATTGTTCACGATGGCATCCGCAGAGGAGGTTCTCTGCCGGCAGTTTGGTGTCACATCCCTGGAAGATCTGCCCTGTGCCGGTTATCCTGCAGGAACCATTGCAGCAGGGGCTGCCCTTGCCTATGCCCAGAAGACTCAGTTTGATGCATTATCCCATATCAGGTCAGTTCATCGATCAGATCTCCGATCACACCTTGTCCTTGATGCCGTCACCCTGCGAAATCTGGAAGTGCTTTCGAATATCCGGGACCGGACCGAAGAAGGGACCCTTGTTGTAACCATTGATATGACCCTGACCCCGATGGGGCGCCGTCTGCTGAGGCGACGGATTGCAGCACCCCTTCTGGATCCAGATGCGATTAACCGCAGGCTTGATGCCGTTTCATATTGTATTGACCGGTCAGCAATCAGGCATGAGGTTCGGACCTGTATCCACCGGTTCCCTGATCTTGAGCGGATTGCCGGCCGGATCAGCTATGGGAATGCAAGTCCACGTGACCTGGTAACCCTTGCAGGAGCACATGAATCGGTGAAAAATCTCAAGTCTATCCTTTCTAACGAGAGTAACATTCCTGAAGAACTGTCTGATGCAATCGCCGGAATCAGGGATATTACTCCTCTCGCTGATCTTATTACCAAGGCAATTGCCCTGGATCCACCCGCCCTGGTCAGAAAAGGTGGTGTGATACAGGACGGGTATCATGAGGAGCTTGATCATCTCCGGTCTATCTCACGGAACGGGAAGCAGTGGATTGCGGATCTTGAGCAGCAGGAGAAGGAACGGACCGGGATAAAATCCCTGAAAATAAAATACAACGCGGTTTTTGGATACTATATCGAGATAACAAAAGCAAATCTCGCGAGCGTTCCTGATGATTATGAACGCCGCCAGACAACAGCGAACGGAGAGCGATACACCGTTCCTGCACTCCGCGAGATGGAGTCACAGATTGCAACGGCAGATGAGCGGCTGCTGAGTCTTGAAGAGGAGATATTCAGGGATATTCTCGAAAAGGCCAGCCTGGAGGTCCCGGCCATTCAGGAGATCGCCCAGGCGGTTGGAATGATTGATCTCTATGCCGGACTTGCTGAAGCAGCACTCAAACACCAGTATGTCAGGCCTGAACTGATTGATGAACCAACCCTTCTGATCCGGGAGGGGCGTCATCCAGTGGTGGAAAGCAGCATCGGAGGAGGATTTGTCCCCAACGATGCAGAGCTCTCGGCAGGGGAGGACCAGATTCTCATCATCACCGGGGCAAATATGGCCGGAAAGTCCACATACATGCGGAGCGTGGCCCTGATCATCATTCTTGCCCAGATGGGGAGTTATGTTCCAGCAACCTACGCCAGAGTCGGGGTTGTTGACCGGATATTTACGAGAGTCGGAGCATTTGATGACCTTGCCTCCGGGCAGAGTACCTTTATGGTCGAGATGATGGAGCTTGCAACTATCCTCAACCATGCAACGGAGAGGAGCCTGGTCATATTGGATGAGATCGGCAGAGGGACCAGCACCCTTGACGGGTACTGTATTGCAAAAGCGGTCCTTGAACATCTTCATGGAAAGAGGTCAAAAGGGCCGCGATGTCTTTTTGCGACCCATTTCCATGAGATAGTCGGGATAGAAGCAGACCTAAAGCGAGTCAGGAATTGTCATTTCGCGGTAAAGGAGACTGACAGGGATATCATTTTTCTCCGCAAACTGGTGCCCGGTGCAACTGACCGGAGTTATGGTATTCATGTAGCTCAGCTGGCCGGAGTCCCGGCTTCGGTTGTCACCCGGTCTGAAGAACTGATGAAACGTATCATGAGCGGGGAGGATCCGATGGGCGGAGGTGTCAAGCGGTACACCCAGATGATCCTTCTTGATGCAGGAACAGAGCCGGTGAGAGAGTCAGGGCCGGATCCCCTCCGGGAAGAACTCCGCTCGCTTCAGGTGAATGAGATCACACCGATGCAGGCACTTGGCATCCTCGCCGGTCTGCAGGAGAAAGCACAACATCCATGA
- the argC gene encoding N-acetyl-gamma-glutamyl-phosphate reductase: MKAAIIGASGYTGGELIRLMQSHPHVTIDVATSRQLAGRPVTSQHPHLKGFCDLTFENPEISALDTDIAFLAVPHTAAMAYVPDLMEQGIKIIDLSADYRLPKAVFEEVYGTPHTAWKDIPYGLCELHRDACKNAPFVSNPGCFPTGATLASAPLAKKAHTVIYDSKTGVSGAGDSPSATTHFPNVGDNLTAYKLTSHRHLAEMRQELAHLGSKARCYFTPHLLPVNRGILTTAHILLDEPLEQKEVEKLYQDYYRNEPFVRYQRPSLNAVRGSNFCDLIVEASEDRIVAVSVIDNLVKGASGQAIQNMNLMCGWDETLGLMNPGMLP, from the coding sequence ATGAAAGCTGCAATCATCGGCGCTTCCGGATACACCGGTGGCGAACTGATCCGACTGATGCAATCACACCCTCATGTGACCATTGATGTCGCAACATCCCGACAGCTGGCAGGAAGGCCGGTGACGTCACAACATCCCCATCTCAAAGGTTTTTGTGATCTTACCTTTGAAAACCCGGAGATATCTGCACTTGATACAGATATCGCATTCCTCGCAGTCCCACACACGGCCGCCATGGCATATGTTCCGGACCTGATGGAACAGGGAATAAAAATAATTGATCTCTCTGCTGATTACCGGCTCCCGAAAGCAGTCTTTGAAGAAGTCTACGGGACGCCACATACCGCATGGAAAGATATCCCCTATGGATTATGTGAATTACATCGTGATGCCTGTAAAAATGCACCCTTCGTCTCCAATCCTGGCTGTTTTCCAACTGGTGCTACCCTGGCATCAGCTCCCCTGGCAAAAAAAGCTCATACAGTCATTTATGACTCAAAGACTGGGGTATCAGGTGCCGGTGACAGCCCGTCAGCAACGACCCACTTTCCAAATGTCGGGGACAACCTGACGGCATATAAACTGACCAGTCACCGTCACCTGGCCGAGATGAGACAGGAACTAGCCCACCTTGGATCAAAGGCCCGGTGTTACTTCACCCCCCATCTGCTTCCGGTGAACCGTGGTATTCTGACCACCGCACATATCCTGCTTGATGAACCACTCGAGCAGAAAGAGGTTGAGAAATTATACCAGGATTATTACCGGAACGAACCATTTGTCCGGTATCAGCGACCCTCCCTCAATGCAGTCAGGGGATCCAACTTCTGCGACCTGATCGTTGAAGCTTCAGAGGACCGGATCGTCGCCGTATCAGTCATTGATAACCTGGTAAAGGGAGCAAGTGGTCAGGCAATACAGAATATGAACCTGATGTGCGGATGGGACGAAACACTCGGGCTGATGAATCCGGGGATGCTTCCCTGA
- a CDS encoding CBS domain-containing protein, with protein sequence MIVRDAMTKDPVTCQAGDSIADVAGVMRSRKIGGIPILEGNTLVGIVTETDIIQLLMTKGPSDDLWLPSPLEIIELPVREFINWEHTKKALTDIRQKKIADIMSKPVITISPDDDIESAAQQMLEKKIDRLCVTENNRLVGIITREDIVWSLAGDKDA encoded by the coding sequence ATGATTGTTCGAGATGCAATGACCAAGGACCCGGTGACCTGTCAGGCAGGCGATTCAATTGCTGATGTTGCCGGAGTAATGCGCAGCAGAAAGATTGGTGGAATTCCCATTCTTGAGGGGAATACACTTGTTGGTATCGTTACCGAGACTGATATCATACAGCTCCTCATGACAAAAGGACCCTCTGATGATCTCTGGCTTCCATCCCCCCTTGAGATCATCGAACTTCCAGTCAGGGAATTTATCAACTGGGAACATACCAAAAAGGCCCTGACCGATATCAGACAAAAGAAGATAGCAGACATCATGAGTAAACCGGTGATCACCATCTCCCCGGATGATGATATCGAATCTGCAGCACAGCAGATGCTCGAGAAGAAGATTGATCGGCTCTGTGTTACAGAAAATAACAGGCTTGTTGGAATAATCACCCGAGAGGACATTGTCTGGTCCCTGGCTGGCGATAAGGATGCGTAA
- the argJ gene encoding bifunctional glutamate N-acetyltransferase/amino-acid acetyltransferase ArgJ — MQSICAIEGVKAAGIKEGKYGLALIEAEGTAAAAFTMNKASAAPIILMRERMKKGYLTATITNSGCANALTGKQGISDAMEMAVIAGEYLGVEPETVGVASTGVISRYLNLPLIRDQCSRISPTLTHSADAEITAARAIMTTDLTEKHALVERDGFVIGGICKGSGMIAPNMGTMLGYVYTDAEISQQDLQGALKSAVRRSFNRVVVDGDTSTNDVVFLTATGAAGKVPKDEFARALEECCTILGKQIAKDGEGATKMIEVVVRNALTEDDADLIARTIVGSPLVKTAVYGEDPNWGRIVAAAGRSGAEIDPEIVSCWIANRNIRAQVCDRGTIAADLSQAKAALSGGEVRIELDLALGKEHATAWGCDLTEKYVEINGKYTT; from the coding sequence ATGCAGTCAATTTGTGCGATAGAGGGAGTAAAAGCAGCAGGAATCAAAGAGGGCAAATATGGTCTTGCACTTATTGAGGCGGAAGGAACTGCAGCAGCTGCATTTACCATGAATAAGGCGAGCGCAGCCCCCATCATCCTCATGCGTGAACGGATGAAGAAGGGATACCTGACCGCCACCATAACAAACAGTGGATGTGCAAATGCCCTGACTGGAAAACAGGGAATATCAGATGCCATGGAGATGGCAGTAATTGCCGGTGAGTACCTTGGTGTAGAACCGGAGACGGTTGGTGTTGCCAGTACCGGAGTCATCAGCCGGTACCTGAACCTGCCCCTGATCCGGGACCAGTGCTCACGCATCTCCCCAACCCTCACCCATAGTGCGGATGCAGAGATCACCGCAGCACGGGCCATCATGACAACCGACCTGACCGAAAAACACGCTCTTGTGGAGCGTGACGGTTTTGTTATCGGTGGTATATGTAAAGGATCAGGGATGATTGCACCAAACATGGGCACCATGCTCGGATATGTGTACACCGATGCAGAAATAAGCCAGCAGGATCTGCAGGGTGCACTTAAATCAGCAGTCAGACGGAGCTTTAACCGGGTTGTGGTTGACGGAGATACCAGTACCAATGATGTGGTGTTTCTCACCGCAACCGGAGCAGCAGGAAAAGTCCCGAAGGATGAGTTTGCCAGAGCTCTAGAGGAGTGCTGCACCATCCTTGGAAAACAGATCGCAAAGGATGGGGAGGGAGCCACAAAGATGATCGAGGTTGTTGTCAGAAACGCTCTGACCGAAGATGACGCAGACCTCATCGCACGGACCATTGTCGGATCTCCCCTGGTTAAGACCGCCGTGTACGGAGAGGATCCGAACTGGGGACGTATCGTTGCTGCTGCCGGCCGGTCTGGTGCAGAGATAGATCCTGAGATCGTCTCATGCTGGATTGCGAACCGGAACATCCGGGCACAGGTATGCGACCGGGGAACTATCGCTGCAGATCTCTCACAGGCGAAGGCTGCCCTCTCCGGCGGTGAGGTCAGGATTGAACTTGACCTTGCCCTTGGAAAAGAGCATGCGACGGCCTGGGGCTGTGACCTGACTGAAAAATATGTTGAGATTAACGGGAAGTACACCACATGA
- the argB gene encoding acetylglutamate kinase translates to MKREDVLMEALPYIQKFHGRSMVIKLGGHAMVDTCIMDTVIRDVVLLQLVGIKCVIVHGGGPEITEKMKAMGKQPRFVSGLRITDDDTLEVAQMVLVGKINSKIVSLVSRAGGRAVGISGNDANLIIARKMDRQKVRVDNREEEVDLGHVGEIEEIRPALLHTLLDNQFIPVISPLAIDRSGNDLNINADTAAGELAIALGAHKLISMTDVDGIMNRERTEVYRRMTPQDAEDLIASGVVSEGMIPKVLAVLRALHGGVPYAHIINGNLAHNLIMELFTAEGVGTMITDRSDEV, encoded by the coding sequence ATGAAGCGTGAAGACGTTCTGATGGAGGCACTGCCCTACATCCAGAAGTTTCATGGCAGGAGCATGGTCATCAAGCTGGGCGGTCATGCCATGGTCGACACCTGCATCATGGACACGGTCATCCGTGATGTTGTTCTCCTCCAGCTGGTCGGAATCAAGTGTGTAATTGTTCACGGAGGAGGGCCTGAGATCACCGAGAAGATGAAGGCCATGGGGAAACAGCCCCGTTTCGTTTCCGGGCTTCGGATAACTGATGATGACACCCTGGAAGTTGCCCAGATGGTCCTTGTCGGCAAGATAAATTCAAAGATAGTGTCCCTCGTTTCCCGTGCCGGGGGGCGGGCTGTTGGAATCTCTGGAAATGACGCCAACCTCATCATCGCCAGAAAGATGGACCGGCAGAAGGTCAGAGTTGACAACCGGGAGGAAGAGGTTGATCTCGGGCATGTCGGGGAGATAGAAGAGATTCGGCCTGCTCTCCTCCATACTCTGCTTGATAACCAGTTCATCCCCGTCATCTCTCCGCTTGCCATTGACCGGAGCGGCAATGATCTGAACATCAATGCAGATACCGCAGCCGGTGAACTTGCAATCGCTCTTGGTGCACACAAACTGATCAGCATGACTGATGTGGATGGCATCATGAACCGTGAGCGGACTGAGGTATACCGGCGGATGACACCACAGGATGCCGAGGATCTGATTGCATCAGGCGTAGTATCCGAAGGAATGATCCCAAAAGTGCTGGCAGTTCTTCGTGCCCTTCATGGCGGGGTTCCCTATGCCCACATCATCAACGGCAACCTTGCCCACAACCTGATCATGGAACTCTTCACTGCTGAGGGAGTAGGGACCATGATCACCGACCGAAGCGACGAGGTGTAA
- a CDS encoding cytochrome c biogenesis CcdA family protein codes for MYLKNGTEISEDTAYITILQDPNTTAEILSIQFFYNIHCGACHSAIAYLDEYRSANPGIVISYHDLFNSTENRELFENSKAEYNRQYASVPIIFMGNAVLEGDYAIRTNFEPLVSGYEKLNQKGFSFPSLPQFTTSSQSNTDGTDISIPLIVGAGLLDGINPCAFAVLVILLIYLMSLGSRQKMILAGIVYSAAVFFFYFLSGVGIFTIIQTTGLVKGFSFVAAVIAIIAGILMIKDAFYPGKGPSLAIPEGRKGTINRYIEKSTIPSAFVLGILVGMFELPCTGGIYLAILSMISLRTDVSGGLGYLLIYNFAFIIPLLVIIALLAWGLPPERVNEFRIEQRRVIRIIIGCIMFFFAAIILMELF; via the coding sequence GTGTATCTGAAGAACGGAACTGAGATAAGCGAAGATACTGCGTATATCACCATTCTCCAGGATCCGAATACAACAGCAGAAATCCTCTCCATCCAGTTTTTTTACAATATCCATTGTGGTGCCTGTCACAGTGCCATAGCGTACTTGGATGAATACCGGTCTGCCAACCCGGGCATCGTTATCTCGTACCATGACCTGTTTAATAGTACCGAGAATAGAGAATTGTTTGAAAATAGCAAAGCGGAGTATAACCGGCAGTATGCATCAGTTCCGATCATCTTTATGGGAAATGCAGTACTTGAGGGGGACTATGCCATCAGGACAAATTTTGAACCCCTGGTGAGTGGATATGAAAAGCTGAATCAGAAAGGATTCTCATTCCCTTCACTTCCACAATTTACAACCTCGTCTCAATCAAATACAGACGGGACGGATATCAGTATTCCTCTGATAGTCGGAGCAGGACTTCTTGATGGTATTAATCCCTGTGCTTTTGCAGTCCTTGTGATTCTGCTGATATATCTGATGTCACTTGGTAGCAGACAGAAGATGATTCTGGCAGGGATCGTCTATTCAGCGGCGGTCTTTTTCTTCTACTTCCTGTCCGGAGTGGGGATCTTCACCATTATCCAGACAACCGGGCTGGTCAAAGGATTCTCCTTTGTGGCGGCAGTGATTGCGATCATTGCTGGTATTCTGATGATAAAGGATGCATTTTATCCGGGAAAGGGTCCATCATTAGCAATTCCGGAGGGGAGAAAAGGAACAATAAACCGGTATATTGAAAAGTCAACCATCCCATCGGCTTTCGTGCTTGGAATTCTGGTCGGGATGTTTGAACTTCCCTGCACTGGTGGAATTTATCTCGCCATCCTGTCGATGATATCGCTCCGGACTGATGTTAGCGGAGGTCTTGGATACCTTCTCATCTATAACTTTGCATTCATCATTCCGCTTCTGGTCATTATTGCCCTGCTTGCCTGGGGCCTGCCACCGGAGCGGGTGAACGAGTTCAGGATTGAACAAAGAAGAGTGATCCGGATAATCATAGGATGTATTATGTTTTTCTTTGCAGCCATCATCCTGATGGAGTTATTCTAA
- a CDS encoding chorismate mutase, whose protein sequence is MSLDTLRSSIEDKDHAIITLIAERMSIVEDIAREKERQGLPVRIPDQANAVLDRATTESNNLGLDPAPIREIFQILVRMSEEFQEQWREKKE, encoded by the coding sequence ATGTCACTTGATACGCTCAGATCATCTATCGAAGATAAAGATCATGCAATTATCACCCTTATAGCAGAAAGAATGAGTATTGTAGAGGACATAGCCCGGGAAAAAGAACGGCAGGGACTTCCCGTTCGGATCCCTGATCAGGCCAATGCTGTCCTTGATCGGGCCACAACAGAATCCAATAATCTCGGCCTGGACCCTGCACCCATCCGGGAGATATTTCAGATACTGGTCAGGATGAGCGAAGAGTTTCAGGAGCAGTGGCGGGAAAAAAAGGAGTAA
- a CDS encoding helix-turn-helix domain-containing protein, protein MLTKDLLEIISHGENSGVEFKRDGIKPELLAKEIVALANHRGGMILIGVEDDGTICRIQPDDLETCVFDTVFARYVHPIILPFYETIQVEPGKK, encoded by the coding sequence ATGCTCACAAAAGATCTGCTTGAGATAATCTCTCATGGTGAGAACTCAGGTGTCGAATTCAAGAGAGACGGGATAAAACCTGAGCTACTCGCGAAAGAGATCGTGGCTCTGGCAAATCATCGTGGTGGAATGATCCTCATTGGGGTAGAAGATGACGGAACCATCTGCAGAATTCAGCCTGATGATCTGGAGACCTGCGTATTTGACACCGTTTTTGCCAGATATGTCCATCCTATTATTCTTCCTTTTTATGAAACGATCCAGGTTGAACCGGGAAAGAAATAG